A single genomic interval of Prunus dulcis chromosome 5, ALMONDv2, whole genome shotgun sequence harbors:
- the LOC117627373 gene encoding septin and tuftelin-interacting protein 1 homolog 1-like, translating to MDDYQEMERFGMEKDYEDSQWIGGEFYYRKRKDKRVQTKDDVLYGIFSADSDDDEDNEGSRKRRKDQKVDLTKPINFVSTGIVLPNQEMDTNLKQQNDDLGASGVGTSGLGFGAATGSGLGFNNLNSGLGLNNSNLDPPGGEEEDEENDNNFLPTAFGKKIKEGAERRQKEREKLKLLKQTTIQSRSRRDSEESQFGLGGASGGGGDGGLGAFEKHTKGIGMRMLKNMGYKGGGLGKNQQGILAPIEAKLRPKNMGMGFNDYEETKIKRPGLQELEAEKPSKPLPAVSSSTTTKKSLSWKKAVANRANKDHYVSAKELLAKKQEESTEVFVHKVVDMRGPQVRVLTNLENLNAEEKAREEDIPMPELQHNLRLILDLAELDIQKIDRDLRNERDTAISLNQEKERLATEVARQKQHLDSLGDIMNVLDRLGEENIMGALTLDSLAKDFGDLQKRYADDYKICNLSCIACSFAIPLFIRMFQGWDPLRNPSHGLNVVSSWKGLLHGEGEREQYLDIWDNTMPPYTQLVSEVVLPAVRIAGVNTWQAKDPEPMLRFLESWEKLLPSSVLHAILDMVVFPKLKDAVDLWEPHRDTVPIHVWVHPWLPLLGHKLEELYHTIRFKLSNVLGAWHPSDASAYTILSPWKKVFDSASWEQLMHRFIVPKLQLVLQDFQVNPADQRLDQFNWVMSWASAIPIHLMVDMMDKFFFTKWLQVLYHWLCSNPNFEEVLNWYKGWKELIPEELHANESIRYQLNCGLDMMNRAVEGMEVVQPGLKENISYLRVLEQRQFEAQQKAAAAQANLGGTAHMDGIGNEMSLKDVIEAHAQQHGLLFRPKPGRMHNGHQIYGFGNVSIIVDSLNQKVYAQTEESWSLVSLERLLDMHNSSLTRRR from the coding sequence ATGGATGATTATCAGGAAATGGAAAGGTTTGGCATGGAGAAGGATTATGAGGACAGTCAATGGATTGGCGGCGAGTTCTATTATCGCAAGCGCAAGGATAAGCGCGTCCAGACCAAAGACGATGTACTCTATGGCATATTCTCTGCTGATTCTGACGATGATGAAGACAATGAGGGCTCCAGAAAGCGCAGGAAAGACCAAAAGGTCGACCTCACCAAGCCCATCAATTTTGTCTCCACCGGCATCGTCTTGCCCAACCAGGAGATGGACACAAATTTAAAGCAGCAAAATGATGACCTCGGTGCTAGCGGCGTTGGAACTAGTGGCCTTGGCTTTGGTGCCGCTACGGGTTCAGGTTTGGgttttaataatttgaattccGGTTTGGGTTTGAATAATTCGAATTTAGATCCCCCTGGgggagaggaggaggatgaggaAAACGACAACAATTTTCTACCAACGGCGTTTgggaagaaaataaaggagGGAGCAGAGAGGAGACAGAAGGAGAGGGAAAAGCTCAAATTGCTGAAGCAAACTACTATCCAATCTCGAAGTCGAAGAGATTCTGAAGAATCTCAGTTTGGACTAGGAGGAGCAAGTGGCGGCGGCGGGGATGGGGGCCTGGGGGCCTTTGAGAAACACACCAAGGGCATTGGGATGAGGATGCTTAAGAACATGGGCTACAAAGGAGGTGGACTTGGCAAAAACCAGCAAGGGATTCTCGCTCCTATTGAAGCCAAGTTGAGGCCAAAAAATATGGGTATGGGTTTTAATGATTACGAGGAGACTAAAATCAAGAGGCCTGGCTTGCAAGAATTGGAAGCTGAAAAGCCGAGCAAGCCTTTGCCCGCTGTCAgttcctccaccaccaccaaaaagAGCCTTTCCTGGAAAAAGGCCGTTGCCAACAGGGCTAATAAGGACCACTATGTCTCTGCCAAGGAGTTGTTAGCCAAGAAGCAGGAAGAGAGTACCGAGGTCTTTGTGCACAAGGTGGTTGATATGCGCGGACCCCAGGTTCGAGTCTTGACCAATTTGGAGAATTTGAATGCCGAAGAGAAAGCCAGGGAAGAGGATATTCCCATGCCTGAGCTACAGCACAACCTGAGGTTGATTCTGGACTTAGCTGAGCTGGATATTCAGAAGATTGATAGGGATCTAAGGAATGAGAGGGACACGGCGATCAGCTTGAAccaggagaaagagaggctgGCAACGGAGGTGGCCAGACAGAAGCAACACTTGGATAGCTTGGGGGATATTATGAACGTGTTAGACCGACTGGGAGAAGAGAATATCATGGGAGCATTGACGCTGGACTCCCTGGCAAAGGACTTTGGTGACCTACAGAAGAGATACGCTGACGACTATAAAATATGCAACTTGTCTTGTATTGCCTGTTCTTTTGCTATACCTCTGTTTATCAGGATGTTTCAAGGTTGGGATCCTCTTAGGAACCCGTCCCATGGGTTGAATGTGGTATCCTCATGGAAGGGTTTGCTTCAtggagagggggagagagaacaGTACCTTGATATTTGGGATAATACAATGCCACCTTATACCCAGTTGGTTTCCGAGGTTGTGTTACCCGCAGTGAGGATTGCTGGCGTCAATACCTGGCAGGCCAAGGACCCTGAACCCATGCTTCGCTTTTTGGAGTCTTGGGAGAAATTGCTACCCTCTTCTGTCCTTCATGCCATATTGGATATGGTAGTCTTTCCCAAACTGAAGGACGCAGTTGACTTGTGGGAACCTCACCGGGACACTGTTCCCATCCATGTATGGGTGCATCCATGGCTACCACTCTTGGGACACAAGTTGGAGGAGTTGTATCACACAATACGCTTCAAGTTGAGTAACGTTCTCGGTGCATGGCACCCCAGTGATGCCTCTGCCTATACCATACTCTCGCCGTGGAAGAAGGTGTTTGATTCGGCCAGTTGGGAACAACTCATGCATAGATTTATAGTGCCCAAGTTGCAGCTTGTCCTACAAGACTTCCAAGTGAACCCTGCAGATCAAAGACTTGATCAGTTTAATTGGGTGATGAGTTGGGCTTCTGCTATTCCAATTCATCTAATGGTAGATATGATGGATAAGTTTTTCTTCACCAAGTGGCTACAGGTTTTGTATCACTGGTTATGTTCGAACCCGAATTTTGAAGAGGTTTTGAATTGGTATAAAGGTTGGAAGGAACTCATTCCTGAGGAGCTTCATGCAAATGAAAGTATCCGGTATCAGCTTAATTGTGGTCTTGACATGATGAATCGGGCTGTTGAGGGTATGGAGGTGGTCCAACCTGGTTTGAAAGAGAATATTAGCTACCTTAGGGTGCTTGAGCAAAGGCAATTTGAGGCACAACAgaaagcagcagcagcacaAGCAAACTTGGGTGGCACTGCTCACATGGATGGCATTGGTAATGAGATGAGCTTGAAAGATGTTATTGAAGCCCATGCACAGCAGCATGGTCTGCTATTTAGGCCTAAACCCGGGCGGATGCATAATGGTCACCAGATATATGGCTTTGGTAATGTAAGCATAATAGTTGACTCTCTAAATCAAAAGGTATATGCCCAAACAGAGGAAAGCTGGTCTCTTGTATCCCTTGAAAGGTTGCTTGACATGCACAATAGTTCTCTTACAAGAAGACGCTGA
- the LOC117626967 gene encoding nuclear intron maturase 2, mitochondrial has protein sequence MHRRLSIFTHKLLKNSNSILNTTTKHTTTFFLCSHFNPSNPRAGGFAFCRFLSYSPVSRRPPDPEDPSNLIKEDGVSVISQMWIENFREPDRIATNLSSYLRRLELWVLAYQKVCADEMGAYMPRSAIQRAALEDLLALRNAVLDSRFRWGARLEFYIKSPKDKTDYQSLSKRKIKAILTTTQPTPFQDRLVQEVLLMILEPIYESRFSQKSFAFRPGRTAHTALRVIRRSFAGYLWYIKGDLSTILDGTKVGLVINALIRDVRDKKVIDLLKAALVTPVIATKDDGVEKKKKKRKYQKKRVLAEDEPKPDPYWLESFFGFAPEEAEKLPSWGHCGILSPLLANVCLDELDRWMEGKIKEFYHPSKSDVIWNSPEGEAEQGNTSWPEFVPTSGPDKTRKMDYIRYGGHILIGVRGPRADAATLRKQLIEFCDQKYMLKLDNESLPVEHITKGIMFLDHVLCRRVVYPTLRYTATGGKIISEKGVGTLLSVTASLKQCIKQFRKLSFLKGDRDPDPQPCFRMFHATQAHTNAQMNKFLSTMVEWYKYADNRKKIVNFCSYILRGSLAKLYAAKYKLRSRAKVYKIGSRNLSRPLKEKKGQSPEYHNLLRMGLVESIDGLQYTRMSLVPETDYSPFPNNWRPDHEKALLEYIRLDDPKTIEEQRSCIMDQGLVSPQDYISMLVWNYKRNAVMMDQLSLANSGSSINTERDQLLLLGSNQDKLEHRTKEEEENGERFSVSQM, from the coding sequence ATGCATCGCCGCCTTTCCATTTTCACCCACAAACTTCTCAAAAATTCTAATTCTATCCtcaacaccaccaccaagcACACCACCACCTTCTTCCTCTGCTCCCATTTCAACCCCTCAAATCCTAGGGCCGGTGGGTTCGCCTTTTGCCGCTTTCTTTCATACTCTCCGGTGAGCCGGCGGCCACCTGATCCTGAAGACCCCTCCAACTTGATCAAAGAAGATGGGGTTTCGGTTATATCCCAAATGTGGATTGAGAATTTTCGAGAACCTGATAGGATTGCGACCAATTTGTCCTCTTATCTTCGGCGGTTGGAGTTGTGGGTATTGGCGTACCAGAAGGTTTGTGCTGATGAGATGGGTGCGTATATGCCCCGCAGTGCAATACAAAGGGCAGCTCTTGAGGACTTGTTAGCACTTCGTAATGCTGTTCTTGACAGTAGGTTTAGGTGGGGGGCTAGACTAGAATTCTATATAAAATCACCCAAGGATAAGACCGATTACCAGTCATTGTCAAAGAGGAAAATTAAGGCCATCTTGACGACCACACAGCCAACCCCATTTCAAGATAGGTTAGTTCAGGAAGTGCTGCTTATGATTTTGGAGCCGATATATGAGTCTCGGTTCTCGCAAAAGTCATTTGCGTTTAGGCCTGGGAGAACCGCACATACTGCGTTGAGGGTGATTAGGAGGAGTTTCGCAGGGTACTTGTGGTATATCAAGGGCGATTTGAGTACCATCTTGGATGGGACGAAGGTGGGGTTGGTGATAAATGCTTTGATCAGGGATGTGAGGGATAAGAAGGTGATTGATTTGTTGAAGGCGGCCTTGGTTACACCGGTGATCGCGACTAAGGATGATGGggtggagaagaagaaaaagaagaggaaatatCAGAAGAAGAGGGTGTTGGCAGAGGATGAACCCAAGCCAGACCCATATTGGTTGGAGAgcttttttgggtttgcaCCTGAGGAGGCAGAGAAGCTTCCTTCTTGGGGTCATTGTGGGATACTTAGTCCCCTTTTGGCTAATGTTTGTCTAGATGAGTTGGACCGCTGGATGGAGGGGAAGATCAAGGAATTTTATCATCCGTCAAAGAGTGATGTCATATGGAATAGCCCGGAAGGTGAGGCAGAACAGGGAAATACGTCTTGGCCTGAATTTGTGCCAACAAGCGGCCCAGATAAGACCAGAAAGATGGATTACATACGATATGGTGGTCATATTTTGATTGGTGTCCGAGGACCTCGAGCAGATGCCGCTACATTGAGAAAACAGTTGATTGAGTTTTGTGATCAGAAGTACATGCTCAAGCTTGATAATGAGAGCCTCCCTGTAGAACACATAACAAAGGGTATAATGTTTCTAGATCATGTGTTGTGTCGCAGAGTTGTGTACCCAACGCTTCGTTACACTGCTACTGGTGGGAAAATTATTAGTGAGAAGGGTGTTGGCACTCTTTTGTCAGTTACAGCAAGCTTGAAACAGTGCATCAAGCAATTTAGGAAGTTGAGCTTTCTGAAGGGGGATAGGGATCCAGACCCACAGCCTTGTTTCAGAATGTTTCATGCCACCCAAGCTCATACTAATGCACAAATGAACAAGTTTCTGTCCACAATGGTTGAGTGGTATAAGTATGCAGATAATcggaaaaaaattgtgaacTTTTGCTCTTACATATTAAGGGGTTCACTTGCAAAGCTCTATGCAGCAAAATACAAGCTCCGTTCGCGTGCAAAGGTGTACAAGATAGGTTCTAGGAATTTGAGTCGTCctttgaaggagaagaaggggCAGTCACCTGAGTACCATAATTTGTTGAGGATGGGTCTTGTTGAGTCAATTGATGGGCTTCAGTATACCAGGATGTCTCTTGTACCTGAGACTGATTACAGCCCTTTCCCAAATAACTGGAGACCTGATCATGAGAAGGCATTGCTCGAATATATAAGGCTTGATGATCCGAAAACTATAGAGGAGCAGCGTAGTTGCATCATGGATCAAGGTCTTGTTTCACCTCAGGATTACATTTCAATGCTTGTTTGGAACTACAAAAGGAATGCTGTCATGATGGATCAACTTTCCTTGGCCAATAGTGGTAGCAGCATTAATACTGAAAGAGATCAACTATTGCTGCTGGGGTCGAACCAAGATAAACTTGAACACAGGactaaagaagaagaggaaaatggTGAACGGTTTAGTGTATCACAAATGTAA
- the LOC117628880 gene encoding putative invertase inhibitor, with product MYHISFFLICCCLFFLVIPHSKFSTIAATSVDIIDQTCKKCTDEFDVISYKVCATSLQAVPVSHVTNLQGLALIAMELALQNATNTLSTIEKFSSNKSFDPFALVCLKDCLQLYLDAITTLRDAVGAFLREDYDTVNIWVSAVMEAPTTCEEGFKEKEGEVSPLKNENYNLFQLCDIALCISHMLKYLGSTFLTGCSAT from the coding sequence ATGTATcacatttctttctttttaatctGCTGCTgcttgttttttcttgtaatTCCTCATTcaaaattctccaccattgcTGCAACATCTGTTGATATAATCGACCAAACCTGCAAAAAATGCACGGATGAATTTGACGTCATTAGCTACAAGGTTTGCGCAACCTCTCTCCAAGCCGTGCCTGTCAGCCATGTCACTAATCTTCAAGGACTAGCATTGATAGCAATGGAGCTAGCACTACAAAATGCAACCAACACACTGTCCACCATAGAGAAGTTCTCGAGTAACAAAAGTTTCGATCCTTTTGCTCTGGTTTGCTTGAAGGACTGCTTGCAGCTATATTTGGACGCGATCACAACACTGAGGGATGCTGTTGGAGCATTTCTGAGGGAGGATTACGACACGGTGAATATCTGGGTGAGTGCAGTCATGGAAGCACCAACTACATGTGAAGAAGGGTTTAAGGAGAAGGAAGGTGAAGTTTCTCCATTGAAAAATGAGAATTACAATCTTTTTCAATTATGTGATATTGCACTATGCATAAGCCACATGCTTAAGTACTTAGGGTCTACATTCTTGACAGGATGCTCTGCAACTTAA